In one window of Pseudomonas putida DNA:
- a CDS encoding phosphonate ABC transporter ATP-binding protein, with the protein MSIQLHAAGLRHGQVRALEDVSLRIDKGERVAVIGPSGAGKSSLLHLMATAVQPGAGHLELLGDQPWALSAGARQRLRARVALVHQAPPLPPRQRVVTAVLAGRLGQWGTLRGLLNLLHPSDVPGARQVLAELGLADKLFVQCGQLSGGQLQRVGIARALYQQPEVLLADEPVSAMDPVLADHSLALLNRHAQTHGVTLVASLHAVELALAHFPRVIGIREGRVVFDCSAAAVTDALLDALYANEQLASPTTVGPTLTVQIPRC; encoded by the coding sequence GTGAGTATTCAACTGCACGCGGCAGGGCTTCGGCACGGCCAGGTACGCGCCCTCGAAGACGTGAGTCTGCGCATCGACAAGGGCGAGCGGGTGGCGGTGATCGGGCCGTCGGGGGCGGGCAAGTCCAGCCTGCTGCACCTGATGGCTACGGCCGTGCAGCCCGGCGCCGGGCACCTGGAATTGCTTGGCGACCAGCCCTGGGCTCTGTCGGCAGGTGCGCGACAACGCCTGCGGGCGCGGGTCGCGCTGGTGCATCAGGCACCGCCGTTGCCGCCGCGCCAGCGGGTGGTCACCGCCGTATTGGCCGGGCGTCTTGGCCAGTGGGGCACCTTGCGCGGCCTGCTCAATCTGCTGCACCCCAGCGATGTGCCGGGCGCGCGACAGGTGCTGGCGGAGCTGGGGCTGGCCGACAAGCTGTTCGTGCAGTGCGGGCAGTTGTCTGGTGGCCAGTTGCAAAGGGTGGGTATCGCCCGTGCGCTGTACCAGCAACCTGAAGTACTGCTGGCCGACGAACCGGTCTCGGCGATGGACCCGGTGCTGGCTGATCACAGCCTGGCCCTGCTCAATCGCCACGCGCAAACCCATGGCGTGACACTGGTCGCCAGCCTGCATGCGGTGGAGCTGGCGCTCGCGCATTTTCCCCGGGTGATTGGTATCCGCGAAGGGCGTGTGGTGTTCGATTGCTCGGCAGCGGCGGTGACCGATGCCTTGCTCGACGCCCTCTACGCCAATGAGCAACTGGCGTCGCCGACGACCGTGGGGCCGACGCTGACGGTGCAGATTCCGCGATGCTGA
- a CDS encoding putative selenate ABC transporter substrate-binding protein — translation MLKRPLALAAGLVLSCCAVIAQAADTLRVSAIPDEAPTELLRKFKPLGEYLEQQLGMKVQFVPVADYPAVVESLASNRLDLAWLGGFTFVQVHLKDPTATPLVQREQDAQFTSKFITANPDVKSLADLKGKTFAFGSISSTSGSLMPRYFMLKQDNIKPESYFSRVAYSGAHDATVAWVQAGKVDAGVLNASVWQKLVDAGKVDTSKVKVFATTPTYYDYNWTVRGNMDPALKDKIKQAFLALDPAKPEHKAILDLQAASRFIETKPENYAGTEQAAREAGLLK, via the coding sequence ATGCTCAAACGCCCCTTGGCGCTCGCCGCCGGCCTCGTGCTGTCCTGCTGCGCCGTCATCGCACAGGCCGCCGACACGTTGCGGGTCAGCGCGATTCCCGACGAAGCGCCGACCGAATTGCTGCGCAAGTTCAAGCCGCTGGGTGAATACCTCGAGCAGCAACTGGGCATGAAGGTGCAGTTCGTACCGGTCGCCGACTACCCGGCGGTGGTCGAGTCGCTGGCCAGCAATCGACTGGACCTTGCCTGGCTGGGTGGCTTCACCTTCGTCCAGGTGCACCTGAAGGACCCGACCGCCACACCGCTGGTGCAGCGCGAGCAGGACGCGCAGTTCACCAGCAAGTTCATCACCGCCAACCCGGACGTGAAGAGCCTGGCCGACCTCAAGGGCAAGACCTTCGCCTTCGGCTCGATTTCCTCGACCTCCGGCAGCCTGATGCCGCGCTATTTCATGCTCAAGCAAGACAACATCAAGCCTGAGAGCTACTTCAGTCGGGTTGCCTATTCCGGCGCGCACGACGCCACCGTGGCCTGGGTTCAGGCGGGCAAGGTCGATGCTGGCGTACTCAACGCCAGTGTCTGGCAGAAGCTGGTCGATGCGGGCAAGGTCGACACCAGCAAGGTGAAAGTGTTCGCCACCACGCCGACCTACTACGACTACAACTGGACCGTGCGCGGCAACATGGACCCGGCCCTGAAAGACAAGATCAAGCAGGCGTTCCTCGCCCTCGACCCGGCCAAGCCTGAGCACAAGGCGATCCTCGACCTGCAGGCGGCCAGCCGCTTCATCGAGACCAAACCCGAAAACTACGCCGGCACCGAACAGGCTGCCCGTGAGGCCGGCTTGCTCAAGTGA
- the selD gene encoding selenide, water dikinase SelD → MSEPIRLTQYSHGAGCGCKISPKVLDVILAESGSQALDPKLWVGNASRDDAAVYALDDERGVVSTTDFFMPIVDDPYDFGRIAATNAISDIYAMGGDPLMAIAILGWPVNVLSPEVAREVIRGGRAVCAEAGIPLAGGHSIDAPEPIFGLAVTGVVGKRNLKRNDTATVGCTLYLTKPLGIGILTTAEKKSKLREQDQGLARDWMCTLNTPGSRFGKLDGVKAMTDVTGFGLLGHLVEVAEGSGLTARLQFDAVPRLPGVEHYLAEGCIPGGTLRNHESYGHKIGALSDEQKHLLCDPQTSGGLLVAVSPEGQAEFLAIAAELGLDLAPIGTLVERQTYAVEVI, encoded by the coding sequence ATGAGCGAGCCGATTCGCCTGACCCAGTACAGCCACGGCGCAGGCTGTGGCTGCAAGATCTCCCCCAAGGTGCTGGATGTGATCCTTGCCGAAAGCGGCAGCCAGGCGCTGGACCCCAAGCTCTGGGTCGGCAACGCCTCGCGTGACGACGCTGCCGTGTACGCCCTGGACGACGAGCGCGGGGTGGTCTCGACCACCGACTTCTTCATGCCCATCGTCGACGATCCGTACGACTTCGGCCGTATCGCCGCGACCAACGCCATCAGCGACATCTACGCCATGGGCGGCGACCCGCTGATGGCCATCGCCATCCTCGGCTGGCCAGTCAACGTGTTGTCGCCTGAAGTTGCCCGCGAGGTGATCCGTGGTGGGCGTGCGGTCTGCGCCGAAGCGGGCATTCCACTGGCCGGCGGCCACTCCATCGATGCGCCCGAGCCGATCTTCGGCCTCGCGGTGACCGGCGTGGTCGGCAAGCGCAATCTCAAGCGCAACGACACCGCGACCGTCGGCTGCACGCTGTACCTGACCAAGCCTCTGGGGATCGGCATCCTTACCACTGCCGAGAAAAAATCCAAGCTGCGGGAACAGGACCAAGGCCTGGCGCGCGACTGGATGTGCACCCTGAACACACCCGGCAGCCGCTTCGGCAAGCTCGACGGGGTCAAGGCCATGACCGACGTGACCGGCTTCGGCCTGCTCGGCCATCTGGTCGAAGTCGCCGAAGGCAGCGGTCTCACCGCGCGCCTGCAGTTCGATGCGGTACCGCGCCTGCCGGGTGTCGAGCACTACCTGGCCGAGGGCTGCATCCCCGGCGGTACCCTGCGCAACCACGAAAGCTATGGCCACAAGATCGGTGCCCTTAGCGATGAACAGAAGCACCTGCTGTGCGACCCGCAGACCAGCGGTGGCTTGCTGGTGGCGGTGAGCCCAGAGGGTCAGGCGGAGTTTCTGGCGATCGCCGCTGAACTGGGCCTGGATCTGGCGCCGATCGGCACGCTGGTCGAGCGACAGACCTACGCAGTCGAGGTGATTTGA
- the mnmH gene encoding tRNA 2-selenouridine(34) synthase MnmH: MRPDCTDFKQLFLDDAPMMDMRAPVEFAKGAFPSAINLPLMNDQERQKVGTCYKHQGQSAAIALGHQLVSGAVKQARLEAWAAFAQAHPQGYLYCFRGGLRSQIVQGWLKEVGIDYPRVKGGYKALRTFLMDTTQQAVEQCDFVLLGGLTGTGKTDVLLQLDNVLDLEGHANHRGSSFGKRATVQPAPIDFENRLAIDVLKKRARGVQQFVLEDEGRMVGSCSVPLALYQGMQQYPLVWLEDSFANRVERILRDYVINLCAEFVALHGEEDGRRLFAERLRQSMGNIHKRLGGERFQRLYGLLEQALQVQLHSGEVDLHRGWIEGLLNEYYDPMYAYQREAKSGRIEFAGDALEVREYLKARAMRRR; encoded by the coding sequence ATGCGCCCCGACTGCACCGACTTCAAACAGCTGTTCCTCGACGATGCGCCGATGATGGACATGCGCGCACCGGTCGAGTTTGCCAAGGGCGCCTTCCCCAGCGCCATCAACCTGCCGCTGATGAACGACCAGGAGCGGCAGAAGGTTGGCACCTGCTACAAGCACCAGGGCCAAAGCGCAGCCATCGCCCTGGGGCACCAACTGGTCAGCGGCGCGGTCAAGCAGGCGCGCCTGGAGGCCTGGGCCGCATTCGCCCAGGCCCATCCCCAGGGGTATCTTTACTGTTTTCGTGGCGGCCTGCGCTCGCAGATCGTCCAGGGCTGGCTGAAAGAGGTGGGCATCGACTATCCGCGGGTCAAAGGCGGTTACAAGGCCCTGCGGACCTTCCTGATGGACACCACCCAACAGGCGGTCGAGCAATGTGACTTCGTGCTGCTGGGCGGCCTGACCGGCACCGGCAAGACCGACGTGCTGCTGCAACTGGACAACGTGCTCGACCTCGAAGGCCACGCCAACCACCGCGGCTCCAGCTTCGGCAAGCGCGCCACCGTGCAACCGGCACCGATCGATTTCGAGAACCGCCTGGCCATCGACGTGCTGAAAAAACGCGCGCGGGGCGTGCAGCAGTTCGTGCTGGAGGACGAGGGGCGGATGGTCGGCAGCTGCTCGGTGCCGCTGGCGCTGTACCAAGGCATGCAGCAGTATCCGCTGGTGTGGTTGGAGGACAGTTTTGCCAATCGCGTCGAGCGCATCCTGCGCGACTACGTGATCAACCTGTGTGCCGAATTCGTTGCCCTGCATGGCGAAGAGGATGGGCGCCGCCTGTTTGCCGAGCGCCTGCGTCAAAGCATGGGCAATATCCACAAGCGTCTGGGGGGCGAACGCTTCCAGCGGCTGTATGGGCTGCTGGAGCAGGCGCTGCAAGTGCAGTTGCACAGCGGTGAGGTGGACCTGCACCGAGGCTGGATCGAGGGTTTGCTCAACGAGTACTACGACCCGATGTATGCGTACCAGCGTGAGGCGAAGTCGGGCAGGATCGAGTTTGCCGGTGATGCACTCGAGGTGCGGGAGTACTTGAAAGCACGGGCGATGCGCCGGCGCTGA
- a CDS encoding lysozyme inhibitor LprI family protein, whose protein sequence is MFKHSLAAVVAALMFVSQAQADENSPTYTKCMDKASSTVAMSACIKDETKLQDDRLNRVYKQLLGKLDAPQQKSLREVQRDWISFRDKNCKFHVQASGGTMAQLEGGMCVLDMTRERAAELERILSPGQ, encoded by the coding sequence ATGTTCAAGCATTCCCTGGCAGCCGTCGTTGCCGCGCTGATGTTCGTCTCGCAGGCCCAGGCCGACGAGAACTCCCCCACCTATACCAAATGCATGGACAAGGCCTCCAGCACCGTTGCGATGAGCGCCTGCATCAAGGATGAAACCAAGCTGCAGGACGACCGCCTCAACCGTGTCTACAAGCAGTTGCTCGGCAAGCTCGATGCGCCGCAGCAGAAAAGCCTGCGTGAAGTGCAGCGCGACTGGATCAGCTTTCGTGACAAGAACTGCAAGTTCCATGTCCAGGCCAGCGGCGGGACCATGGCGCAACTCGAAGGCGGCATGTGCGTACTGGACATGACCCGCGAGCGCGCCGCGGAGCTGGAGCGGATTCTCAGCCCCGGACAGTGA
- a CDS encoding LysR family transcriptional regulator produces MDDLRRIDLNLLLTLHALLSEQHVSRAAIRLHRSQPAVSHALAQLRDIFADPLLVRRGARLVLSPRAQALRDPLQQALAQLDGLLGSPGFEPGRARRTFRLAMSDYGAQVVLPALMRELRSVAPQIDLVISQGSREAMLGQLIDGEVDLALGVFPELPSEIHEQGLFDESFVCVADRGTLPVRGNLTLDAWLARPHVLVAVRPGIDNEIDQALKALGVRRRIALTLPHWGVAQTVLAGTDLVLTVARRSLAASPPDKALRVFEPPLPISAFSFAQAWHARREGDAGHQWLRELILAHCRGWHSRA; encoded by the coding sequence ATGGATGATTTGCGTCGCATCGACCTCAACCTGCTGCTGACCCTGCATGCACTGCTCAGCGAGCAGCACGTGTCCCGCGCAGCTATCCGACTGCACCGCAGCCAGCCGGCGGTGAGCCATGCCTTGGCGCAACTGCGCGATATCTTCGCCGACCCGCTGCTGGTGCGTCGTGGCGCACGCCTGGTGCTCAGCCCCCGCGCGCAGGCCCTGCGCGACCCATTGCAGCAGGCACTGGCGCAGCTCGACGGGCTGCTGGGCAGCCCGGGGTTCGAGCCGGGCAGGGCGCGCCGCACCTTTCGCCTGGCGATGTCCGACTACGGCGCCCAGGTGGTCCTCCCTGCGCTGATGCGCGAGTTGCGCAGCGTGGCGCCGCAGATCGATCTGGTCATCTCCCAGGGCAGCCGCGAAGCGATGCTCGGGCAGTTGATCGACGGGGAGGTCGACCTGGCGCTTGGGGTGTTCCCCGAGTTGCCCTCGGAGATCCATGAGCAGGGTTTGTTCGACGAGTCGTTCGTCTGCGTGGCCGATCGCGGCACCTTGCCGGTGCGCGGCAACCTGACCCTCGACGCCTGGCTGGCGCGTCCGCATGTGCTGGTGGCAGTACGCCCCGGTATCGACAACGAGATCGACCAGGCACTCAAGGCCCTCGGCGTCCGTCGGCGCATTGCCCTCACGCTCCCGCATTGGGGGGTGGCCCAGACCGTGCTGGCCGGGACCGATCTGGTGTTGACCGTGGCCCGGCGCAGCCTGGCAGCAAGCCCGCCAGACAAGGCCCTGCGCGTATTCGAGCCGCCGCTGCCGATCAGCGCGTTCAGCTTTGCCCAGGCCTGGCATGCCCGGCGCGAGGGCGATGCTGGGCATCAGTGGTTGCGCGAGCTGATCCTTGCCCATTGTCGGGGCTGGCATTCGCGCGCGTAG
- a CDS encoding DMT family transporter, whose protein sequence is MPKVIALSATLPLLIALLAGAAVPFQAGSNAALGRLLGHPLWAAGVSLLVSLMMLVPALLLMRAPMPQLQNLAQAPWWAWLGGVAGVIYITAALVLTPRLGAAGFIVCVIAGQVLSSLLIDQFGLMGLPEKPVNLPRLLGVAMIVGGMLVVQWGTARSA, encoded by the coding sequence ATGCCCAAGGTCATTGCCTTGTCTGCCACCCTTCCCTTGCTCATCGCCCTGCTCGCCGGGGCGGCGGTGCCTTTTCAGGCTGGCAGCAATGCCGCATTGGGGCGCTTGCTCGGGCACCCGTTGTGGGCAGCGGGGGTTTCGCTGCTGGTCAGCCTGATGATGCTGGTGCCGGCGCTGCTGCTGATGCGCGCGCCCATGCCACAGCTGCAGAACCTGGCCCAGGCACCCTGGTGGGCCTGGCTGGGGGGCGTCGCCGGGGTGATCTACATCACCGCCGCGTTGGTGCTGACGCCACGCCTGGGCGCGGCGGGGTTCATCGTCTGCGTGATCGCCGGACAGGTGCTGTCGTCGTTGCTGATCGACCAGTTCGGCTTGATGGGCCTGCCGGAGAAACCCGTGAACCTGCCACGGCTGTTGGGGGTGGCGATGATCGTTGGGGGCATGCTGGTGGTGCAGTGGGGCACGGCACGCAGCGCCTGA
- a CDS encoding GNAT family N-acetyltransferase: MTHPRSFPSDLCLDSPRLQLRPMRHGDAAQWLTIMADPEVMRFWHHAPWQELAEAESALAADREAYAAGNLLKLGMYRRDNGELIGMVQLFNLDDDSRRGEIGYCLAKAVQGRGYMDEALTCFIDYLAHTLHMRRLEAEIDPRNQGSARTLERQGFVLEGTLRARWCVAGELSDSGIYGLLLEPPVV; encoded by the coding sequence GTGACCCACCCCCGCAGTTTCCCCAGCGACCTGTGCCTGGACAGCCCGCGCCTGCAGCTGCGCCCCATGCGTCACGGCGATGCCGCGCAGTGGCTGACGATCATGGCTGATCCTGAGGTCATGCGTTTCTGGCACCACGCCCCTTGGCAGGAACTGGCCGAGGCCGAAAGCGCCCTGGCCGCCGACCGCGAAGCCTATGCCGCCGGCAATCTGCTCAAGCTCGGCATGTACCGTCGCGACAACGGCGAACTGATCGGCATGGTCCAGTTGTTCAATCTCGATGACGATTCGCGTCGCGGCGAGATCGGCTACTGCCTGGCCAAGGCGGTGCAAGGCCGGGGTTACATGGACGAGGCGCTGACCTGCTTCATCGACTACCTGGCCCATACCCTGCACATGCGCCGCCTGGAGGCGGAGATCGACCCGCGCAACCAAGGCTCGGCGCGCACCCTGGAGCGCCAGGGCTTCGTCCTCGAAGGCACCTTGCGTGCCCGTTGGTGCGTGGCGGGCGAGTTGTCCGACTCGGGGATCTACGGGTTGTTGCTGGAACCGCCTGTCGTCTGA
- a CDS encoding pyridoxal phosphate-dependent decarboxylase family protein: MRAPNPALPGIGDAGLTHESLELMLEAMRQALLGQRAPMAAPASAATLQTQVGACITAQGLGLQASLKLFTEVLSRQGVPTDHPGYLAYIGSAPTPEAALMDGLLSASGMIGSGWLGGAGLIWAENQALRWLADLAGLPAQAAGCFVSGGTAGNFSALVAARQRYRARGGERDGVLLATEGAHSSIVVSAGLLDLEVVTVAADALGRMTAANLAQSLAALAAEGRSEHVVAVVAVAGSTNTGQIDELSGIGRIARQQQIWLHVDAAYGGAFLCAASVRDRFQGIELADSLIIDPHKGLFVPYDCCALLYAAPEEVPAAFTQDAVYLDRINASQACNPMHYAFHLSRRARGVPLWFSLAVHGTRAYQDTLEQVLALTERLRACIAEHPRLELIEASGLSVILFRRLGWQAPDYDDWAQRCLQEGIALVVPSEWQGQTVMRLCVMNPRLEEARWTRLLAML, encoded by the coding sequence ATGCGCGCACCAAACCCCGCACTGCCCGGCATCGGCGACGCCGGCCTGACGCATGAATCGCTTGAGCTGATGCTGGAGGCGATGCGTCAGGCGCTGCTCGGCCAGCGTGCGCCGATGGCGGCACCCGCCTCGGCTGCGACCCTGCAAACCCAGGTCGGTGCCTGCATCACGGCACAGGGCCTCGGCTTGCAGGCATCGCTGAAGCTCTTCACTGAAGTGCTCAGCCGTCAGGGTGTGCCCACTGATCACCCAGGTTATCTGGCCTACATCGGCTCGGCGCCGACACCGGAAGCGGCATTGATGGATGGGCTGCTGTCGGCCAGCGGCATGATTGGCTCGGGCTGGCTGGGCGGGGCGGGTTTGATCTGGGCCGAGAACCAGGCCCTGCGCTGGCTGGCCGATCTTGCCGGTTTGCCTGCCCAGGCCGCAGGCTGCTTCGTCAGTGGCGGAACGGCTGGCAACTTCTCTGCGCTGGTTGCGGCTCGGCAACGCTATCGGGCACGGGGAGGAGAGCGTGACGGAGTGTTGCTGGCCACCGAGGGCGCGCATTCTTCCATCGTCGTGAGTGCCGGCCTGCTGGACCTCGAGGTGGTGACAGTGGCCGCCGATGCGCTTGGCCGGATGACTGCCGCGAACTTGGCGCAGTCCTTGGCCGCACTGGCCGCCGAGGGGCGTTCTGAACACGTGGTGGCGGTGGTGGCGGTGGCGGGCTCGACCAATACCGGGCAGATCGACGAGCTGTCTGGGATTGGGCGCATCGCACGCCAGCAGCAGATATGGTTGCATGTGGATGCGGCCTACGGCGGAGCATTTCTCTGCGCTGCGAGTGTGCGAGATCGCTTTCAGGGGATCGAGCTCGCCGACTCGCTGATCATCGATCCGCACAAGGGCCTGTTCGTCCCCTACGACTGTTGTGCGTTGCTGTACGCCGCGCCCGAGGAAGTGCCCGCCGCCTTCACCCAGGATGCCGTGTACCTTGATCGGATCAACGCCTCGCAAGCCTGCAACCCGATGCACTACGCGTTTCATCTGTCCCGGCGCGCCCGGGGGGTACCGCTTTGGTTTTCGTTGGCGGTACATGGTACCCGTGCTTATCAGGACACCCTGGAGCAGGTCCTGGCCCTCACCGAGCGGTTGCGGGCGTGTATCGCCGAGCATCCACGACTGGAGTTGATCGAGGCGTCAGGGCTGAGTGTCATCCTGTTTAGGCGTCTGGGCTGGCAGGCACCGGACTACGACGATTGGGCGCAACGGTGCTTGCAGGAGGGAATTGCCCTGGTGGTGCCAAGTGAGTGGCAGGGGCAGACAGTCATGCGCCTGTGCGTTATGAACCCGCGACTCGAGGAGGCACGCTGGACACGACTGCTGGCGATGCTCTAG
- a CDS encoding ABC transporter substrate-binding protein: MEQVGIVGPFTGPRAAYGRWLRRAASGTTLRVCWADDGADPALALVAARRLLEAGVSAVVGHFNSECARVAGALYQAAGVPLLLPAATAPDLCQAVGAYRLCASERQQVAAMLEYLASASGYLEEVWSDGSVYGERLAQSLRAGVGQVPQPRAGPPIHALMGSHVKVAQQIRLHGRSDTLYLLPDDCVIDEFDVLLEGYELSTLCPHATPDFGTCVRLALGHVETAIAQGRSVAEYLRSHPDFQAGEHRHAGFTLVRRDYRSAASLLTRMS, encoded by the coding sequence GTGGAACAGGTCGGCATAGTAGGTCCATTCACCGGCCCGCGTGCGGCCTATGGTCGGTGGTTGCGCCGGGCCGCCAGTGGCACGACGCTGCGAGTGTGCTGGGCGGACGATGGCGCCGATCCGGCCTTGGCGTTGGTCGCTGCCCGGCGTTTGCTGGAGGCCGGTGTGAGTGCGGTGGTCGGGCATTTCAACAGCGAGTGCGCGCGTGTCGCGGGTGCTTTGTATCAGGCGGCGGGCGTGCCCTTGTTGCTGCCCGCCGCCACGGCGCCAGACCTGTGTCAGGCCGTCGGTGCGTACCGGCTGTGTGCAAGCGAGAGGCAGCAGGTCGCAGCGATGCTGGAGTACCTTGCCAGTGCATCAGGGTACCTCGAAGAGGTCTGGTCGGATGGCTCGGTCTACGGCGAGCGCCTGGCACAGTCGCTGCGGGCTGGCGTTGGTCAGGTGCCGCAGCCGCGCGCCGGGCCGCCGATCCATGCGTTGATGGGCTCACACGTCAAGGTTGCACAGCAGATCCGCCTACATGGCCGCTCCGACACTCTGTACCTGCTGCCTGACGACTGTGTGATCGATGAGTTCGATGTGCTGCTCGAGGGCTACGAGTTGTCGACGCTGTGCCCACACGCTACTCCGGACTTCGGCACGTGCGTACGCCTGGCGCTCGGTCACGTCGAGACCGCCATCGCCCAGGGACGAAGCGTTGCCGAGTACCTGCGCAGCCACCCCGACTTCCAGGCCGGCGAGCACCGGCATGCCGGTTTTACCCTGGTGCGGCGCGATTATCGAAGCGCCGCCTCTCTGCTTACAAGGATGTCCTGA
- a CDS encoding class I tRNA ligase family protein — MKKINMFSPAKRFYNVHARAVELPGSNLNLMGCTLAPGEQSQAHNHFEDEIFVFTAGHGVVRTANESLQVTAGDAVHCQRFESHTVHNLSEDAPLQFHSLYWDAGTANPVAVQPVRDTLIFATPPTPNGDLHLGHLSGPYVAGDVLKRVLAGAGAKAFYGSGRDDNQTYVVTCAAKEGRTAVDCAEHYAEAIRHTWGMFGIDMDLFITPDNQGAYADFVHQYLQRLHDKGLIYAKDTPVFVDDRGDALHEAFIHGGCPHCGESSDGNACEACGRPNQCVDLSQPRVKRDGRQPQLKIEPRLFFRLSALADELAQYVQTASMPAHVYQLCHSMLVQGLPDICISHRSDWGIRHRLPGFQDQILYVWFEMAFGYLWAAGELPVAGQDRLARAAQCYSGAMDIVHCYGFDNAYYHTLLFPAVYLALGLTPPGHHVVNELLDLDGSKFSTSRRHLIWGKDFLAEAGRDYARMALMLTRPEGVRSDFTVARISERINTLFAQQLSDWTESLQRSLARQAGKVPEPGAWLADHKAYYDELCQWMQSYRQAASLDSFSPRRMAEQVAQVIDRVARFGLAQVYLVDTGQGPWSNHARTAVALQALTARWLAHALAPLAPDLAQQLAEWLGLEAPEQDAAKACAFFDATQVLPCQGGLRLPTMCAKTLERLMPERA, encoded by the coding sequence GTGAAGAAGATCAACATGTTTTCCCCTGCCAAGCGCTTCTACAATGTCCACGCCCGTGCCGTCGAGTTGCCAGGCTCGAACCTCAACCTGATGGGGTGTACCTTGGCGCCAGGCGAGCAGAGCCAGGCGCACAATCATTTCGAAGATGAAATCTTCGTGTTCACCGCCGGGCATGGCGTGGTGCGTACCGCGAACGAATCGCTGCAAGTAACGGCGGGTGACGCCGTTCATTGCCAGCGCTTCGAATCGCACACCGTGCACAACCTCAGTGAAGACGCACCCCTGCAGTTTCACTCGCTGTACTGGGATGCCGGTACCGCGAACCCGGTGGCCGTGCAGCCTGTGCGCGACACACTGATTTTCGCCACTCCTCCCACGCCCAATGGCGACCTGCACCTTGGCCATCTCAGCGGCCCCTATGTTGCGGGCGACGTGCTCAAGCGCGTTCTGGCAGGTGCAGGGGCAAAGGCGTTCTATGGCAGTGGCCGGGATGACAACCAGACCTATGTGGTCACCTGCGCGGCGAAGGAAGGCCGCACAGCCGTCGACTGCGCCGAGCACTATGCCGAAGCGATCCGCCACACCTGGGGCATGTTCGGCATCGACATGGACCTTTTCATCACCCCGGACAACCAGGGTGCCTATGCCGATTTCGTGCATCAGTACCTGCAACGCCTGCATGACAAAGGCCTGATCTATGCCAAGGACACCCCGGTATTCGTCGACGACCGCGGTGATGCCTTGCACGAGGCGTTCATTCATGGCGGCTGCCCGCATTGCGGCGAGAGCAGTGATGGCAACGCCTGCGAAGCCTGTGGCCGGCCTAACCAGTGCGTCGACCTGTCCCAGCCACGGGTCAAGCGCGATGGTCGCCAGCCCCAGCTGAAGATCGAGCCGCGCCTGTTCTTCCGCCTGAGCGCGCTGGCCGATGAACTGGCCCAGTATGTACAGACGGCGAGCATGCCGGCACATGTCTATCAGCTGTGCCATTCCATGCTTGTCCAGGGCCTGCCCGATATCTGCATCAGCCACCGCAGCGACTGGGGTATACGGCACCGCCTGCCAGGGTTCCAGGACCAGATCCTGTATGTGTGGTTCGAAATGGCCTTCGGTTACCTGTGGGCTGCCGGCGAGTTGCCGGTCGCCGGCCAGGATCGTTTGGCGCGAGCCGCCCAGTGCTATTCGGGGGCGATGGATATCGTTCACTGCTATGGCTTCGACAACGCCTACTACCACACGCTGTTGTTCCCCGCGGTGTATCTGGCGCTGGGGCTCACACCGCCGGGTCATCACGTGGTCAACGAACTGCTTGACCTCGATGGCAGCAAGTTCTCTACCAGCCGTCGCCACCTGATCTGGGGCAAGGACTTCCTGGCCGAGGCGGGACGCGACTACGCCCGCATGGCGCTGATGCTGACCCGTCCCGAGGGTGTTCGCAGCGACTTCACCGTGGCCCGGATCAGCGAGCGGATCAACACCTTGTTCGCCCAGCAGTTGTCCGACTGGACCGAGAGCCTGCAGCGCAGCCTGGCGCGACAGGCAGGCAAGGTGCCGGAGCCGGGCGCTTGGTTGGCAGACCACAAGGCCTACTACGACGAACTGTGCCAATGGATGCAGAGCTATCGCCAGGCGGCGTCGCTCGATAGCTTCTCGCCACGGCGCATGGCCGAGCAAGTGGCCCAGGTGATCGACCGTGTGGCGCGTTTCGGCCTGGCCCAGGTCTACCTGGTGGATACAGGGCAGGGGCCTTGGTCCAATCATGCCCGCACTGCTGTGGCGCTTCAGGCCTTGACTGCACGTTGGCTGGCCCATGCGCTGGCGCCGTTGGCACCTGACCTCGCCCAGCAGTTGGCCGAATGGCTCGGCCTGGAAGCCCCTGAGCAGGATGCCGCCAAGGCTTGCGCATTCTTCGATGCAACCCAGGTGCTCCCCTGCCAAGGTGGCTTGCGGCTACCGACGATGTGCGCCAAGACGCTGGAACGGTTGATGCCGGAGCGTGCCTGA